From a single Methanomicrobium sp. W14 genomic region:
- a CDS encoding translation initiation factor IF-2 subunit gamma: MSSELIPDVNIGLVGHVDHGKTTLVSGITGQWTDRHSEEIKRGISIRLGYADATIYKCPSCEGPDSYSTSEVCPDCGGKCEPYRTFSFVDAPGHETLMATMLSGSALMDGAMLVIAANEKCPQPQTKEHLMALELVGIKNIVIVQNKIDVVSQEQALAHYKQIKKFVKGTIAENAPVVPVSAQKGINIGALLQAIDENIPSPRRDPDDEPLMLIARSFDINKPGCSWREVKGGVIGGSLTQGVMHEGDEIEIRPGRKVEAENQVHWEPIITKVTSINAGSHKISEADPGGLLGIGTKLDPAITKSDALAGQVAGHVGKLPLVWNRLSFKVSLMERVVGSDDEFKIEPLRHREPLMLSVGTAVTVGVVVNTKKDAVEVVLKRPVCAAAGARIAISRQVGGRWRLIGMGTLVE; this comes from the coding sequence GTGAGCAGCGAATTAATCCCCGATGTTAATATAGGCCTTGTAGGTCACGTGGATCATGGAAAAACCACACTTGTTTCAGGAATTACCGGACAGTGGACAGACAGGCATAGTGAAGAGATAAAACGCGGCATCTCCATCCGTCTTGGATATGCTGATGCAACAATATACAAATGCCCTTCATGTGAGGGTCCTGATTCATACTCGACGTCTGAGGTCTGCCCGGACTGCGGGGGCAAATGCGAGCCTTACAGGACATTTTCATTTGTTGATGCACCCGGTCATGAGACACTTATGGCGACTATGCTTTCAGGCTCGGCACTTATGGACGGAGCAATGCTTGTCATTGCAGCCAATGAGAAATGTCCCCAGCCGCAGACGAAAGAGCATTTAATGGCCCTTGAGCTTGTGGGTATCAAAAATATAGTAATCGTTCAGAACAAGATAGATGTCGTTTCGCAGGAACAGGCGCTTGCTCACTATAAACAGATAAAAAAGTTTGTTAAAGGAACTATTGCGGAAAATGCACCTGTGGTTCCGGTTTCTGCACAGAAAGGCATCAATATTGGGGCTCTGCTCCAGGCAATCGATGAAAACATTCCTTCACCCAGACGTGATCCTGATGACGAGCCGCTGATGCTTATCGCAAGGTCGTTTGATATAAACAAACCGGGGTGCAGCTGGCGCGAAGTAAAGGGAGGAGTTATCGGAGGCTCTCTTACTCAGGGTGTAATGCATGAAGGTGACGAGATAGAAATACGCCCCGGAAGGAAGGTGGAGGCGGAAAACCAGGTACACTGGGAACCAATAATTACAAAGGTCACTTCCATCAATGCGGGAAGCCACAAGATTTCAGAGGCTGATCCCGGGGGTCTTCTGGGTATAGGCACGAAGTTAGACCCGGCCATCACAAAGAGCGACGCACTTGCAGGGCAGGTTGCAGGACACGTGGGAAAGCTTCCGCTGGTCTGGAACCGCCTTTCGTTTAAGGTGTCCTTAATGGAGAGGGTTGTAGGTTCTGACGACGAGTTTAAAATAGAGCCTCTGAGGCACAGGGAACCCCTGATGCTTTCTGTCGGGACTGCTGTTACGGTCGGTGTCGTCGTGAACACCAAGAAGGACGCCGTGGAAGTAGTGCTGAAAAGACCTGTCTGCGCCGCAGCCGGTGCACGCATCGCCATCAGCAGGCAGGTAGGCGGCCGCTGGCGCCTTATCGGGATGGGAACACTGGTAGAGTGA
- the spt4 gene encoding transcription elongation factor subunit Spt4, whose product MAPKSKKVLKVCRNCHHVVDGESCVSCGSSNLSEDWAGYLYIVDPKNSMIAKKMNIDMPGRYALKVR is encoded by the coding sequence ATGGCGCCAAAGAGTAAGAAGGTCCTTAAAGTCTGCCGCAACTGTCACCACGTAGTTGACGGCGAGTCATGCGTTTCGTGCGGCAGTTCAAATTTAAGCGAGGACTGGGCAGGGTATCTTTACATAGTCGACCCGAAAAATTCGATGATTGCAAAGAAGATGAATATCGATATGCCCGGAAGATATGCCCTGAAAGTACGTTAA
- a CDS encoding 30S ribosomal protein S27ae, with protein MAATKKPVKSSAVKRSSMYKVEGDKAVAQRRNCPRCGPGVFMAQHGDRVACGKCGYTEFNK; from the coding sequence ATGGCTGCAACAAAAAAACCGGTAAAATCATCTGCTGTCAAGCGTTCCTCGATGTACAAGGTTGAGGGAGACAAGGCCGTAGCCCAGCGCAGAAACTGCCCGAGATGTGGTCCGGGTGTATTTATGGCACAGCACGGCGATCGTGTTGCATGTGGCAAGTGCGGATATACTGAATTCAATAAATAA
- a CDS encoding GTP-dependent dephospho-CoA kinase family protein, with protein MWFLPESERVKFKEPFGVLFSDISAALKYLGDSPVYAVGDVVTGNLWRAGIVPKLSVIDGNTMREPCMSTPLLPVRRFEVKNPAGFITEELVYALRNALENPPALVHVIGEEDLAVIPLVRMLPEGSAVLYGQPCKGVVVRIVDSEAKKRADELFSLFVKV; from the coding sequence ATGTGGTTTCTGCCTGAATCCGAGAGGGTTAAGTTTAAAGAACCTTTCGGTGTTCTTTTTTCAGATATATCTGCAGCGCTAAAATACCTCGGGGACTCCCCGGTATATGCCGTAGGCGACGTTGTTACAGGCAATCTCTGGAGAGCCGGGATTGTCCCGAAACTTTCTGTAATCGACGGGAACACCATGCGTGAGCCGTGCATGTCAACGCCTCTTCTACCGGTAAGAAGATTTGAGGTCAAGAATCCCGCAGGCTTTATAACCGAAGAGCTTGTTTATGCCCTCAGAAATGCTCTTGAGAACCCTCCGGCGCTTGTTCATGTAATCGGTGAGGAGGACCTGGCTGTAATTCCTCTTGTGAGGATGCTTCCCGAAGGGAGCGCGGTGCTCTATGGCCAGCCGTGCAAAGGCGTTGTTGTAAGGATAGTGGATTCGGAAGCAAAAAAACGTGCTGACGAGCTTTTTTCACTTTTTGTAAAAGTATAG
- a CDS encoding PIN domain-containing protein — translation MKVLFDANALMMPGQFGVDVFSGTEALVGSYEPVTLKGVVSELQGLSRGRGRDASAARVGISLLKRCGIEENPVNSVPVDDMIVAYAAATGCMVVTNDRGLKNKLLDSNIDVIVLRNQKTLEIIRS, via the coding sequence GTGAAAGTCCTCTTTGATGCCAATGCGCTTATGATGCCGGGCCAGTTTGGTGTAGACGTCTTTTCTGGGACTGAGGCACTTGTCGGTTCATACGAGCCTGTAACGCTAAAAGGCGTTGTATCCGAACTTCAGGGACTTTCACGCGGCAGGGGAAGGGATGCTTCCGCTGCACGTGTAGGCATCTCGCTTCTGAAAAGGTGCGGGATAGAAGAAAATCCGGTCAACTCCGTCCCTGTCGACGATATGATTGTGGCATATGCCGCTGCGACGGGGTGCATGGTTGTCACAAACGACAGAGGGCTTAAAAATAAGCTTCTGGACAGTAATATTGATGTGATAGTACTTAGAAACCAGAAGACTCTCGAAATTATAAGAAGTTGA
- a CDS encoding YcaO-related McrA-glycine thioamidation protein: MNRIQINRVKKEYKNDAHRAVAPEKTLDLIKPSVQKAGVKDLLCLTEADGINIPVYSAVRPRAVWGGTRFCTGKGVSTNEAKASAMMEAVERFSAEYRGEEMKFASYEQIGLTKALDPKDLILPRDVQTGEEMHWVFAWDILGDDDMYIPANAVFHPYDPLGMAQQLFRSNTNGLAAGNTPEEAVLYGIYEVIENDALSCAQNGRFLGKKLIIDTQGPLKNLCKRYEENGIRINMWYIEGKTKVPTIAASSDDTVTKEPGLLVTGMGSNLNPEIAAIHALTEIAQRRADDIKGYRENRTRKSIVEKAGYDRLKRINRIWFPETDTKEEIKISEIPDSSTDYIDEDIKIILDRISGLSEHVFIYFLSKTEIPVARVVIPGFEVSCIDPTRKKML; this comes from the coding sequence ATGAACCGCATCCAGATTAACAGGGTAAAAAAGGAATACAAAAATGATGCACACAGGGCGGTTGCACCTGAAAAAACACTGGATTTGATTAAACCCTCTGTACAAAAGGCAGGAGTAAAAGACCTGCTGTGCCTAACCGAAGCAGATGGCATAAACATTCCTGTATACTCGGCAGTAAGACCAAGGGCAGTCTGGGGCGGGACAAGGTTTTGTACAGGAAAAGGAGTCAGCACAAACGAAGCGAAGGCTTCTGCGATGATGGAGGCTGTTGAACGGTTCAGTGCCGAGTACCGCGGAGAAGAGATGAAATTCGCGAGTTACGAGCAGATTGGACTTACAAAGGCTCTTGACCCGAAAGACCTCATTCTTCCCCGTGATGTGCAGACAGGAGAAGAGATGCACTGGGTCTTTGCATGGGACATTCTCGGAGACGACGACATGTACATACCGGCAAACGCTGTTTTTCATCCCTATGATCCCCTCGGGATGGCCCAGCAGCTTTTCAGGAGTAATACGAACGGTCTTGCGGCGGGAAACACACCTGAAGAAGCAGTTCTTTACGGGATTTACGAGGTCATCGAAAACGATGCCTTAAGCTGCGCCCAGAATGGACGCTTTCTCGGAAAAAAGCTTATAATAGACACACAGGGCCCTCTCAAAAACCTCTGCAAAAGGTACGAGGAGAACGGCATCAGGATTAACATGTGGTATATTGAGGGAAAAACGAAAGTCCCGACAATAGCCGCATCGTCTGACGATACCGTAACAAAAGAGCCCGGCCTTCTTGTAACAGGCATGGGATCAAACCTGAACCCTGAAATTGCGGCAATACACGCCTTAACGGAGATTGCACAGAGAAGGGCAGACGACATAAAGGGGTACAGGGAAAACAGGACCAGAAAATCCATAGTGGAAAAGGCAGGTTATGACAGGCTCAAACGCATAAACAGGATATGGTTCCCCGAAACCGACACAAAAGAAGAAATAAAAATATCCGAAATACCTGACAGCAGCACCGACTACATAGATGAAGACATAAAAATCATACTGGACAGAATTTCCGGACTTTCCGAGCACGTTTTCATATATTTCCTTTCAAAAACGGAAATTCCCGTCGCAAGAGTCGTGATACCCGGGTTTGAAGTGTCATGTATTGACCCGACCCGCAAAAAAATGTTATAA
- a CDS encoding oligosaccharyl transferase, archaeosortase A system-associated, with protein sequence MNISDVAKFRNCIILVLLIIFSALALWIRLIPSEGLVTGAGVDLLGNDPWYNLRLIEVMASNSLQYPWFDPMTYYPFGTHNFWGPLYPMMGAIMCIISGASTQTDIMYVSSWLPALLGMLMVPLMYLVGEKVSDWKTGIIAALFTSVVAGQYVYRSLFGFVDHHIAEVFFGALFSLFYLYYLVYTRKNPVDFKSPETLKKPALIAVFCGIAYVLGLANMPTMVLFALIAALYTGIQFIWDRLKKNSSEYLVLLNVVAFAVAIIGFLVIGIHHTGMSMARYSVGHVFAYLALIVATLVLYGLERGLREKPLSYYLGALGGLIIAGIVFMVLFIPEFFSFFISGLSSFFGYSAIFLTIQEANHWTLEGAWTSFNYGMLLLFLGFIVSIYKFLKESRQTYLYIFVWSAVILYSTTIQVRYEYYLAANIALMGAVFVSWAVDNGFKDILGFFSSDVSSKEPVIQQSDGKKGKKSAKKPEVEKKQKINKKKSPSGLNALVAVFAVLLAVAFVYFSAETSILTATGEKYDGMTPDWQESLEWMGENTPDTGINYTEIYNSAAYENPEESYGVMSWWDYGHWITFVAHRPPNANPFQEGVSGPDGAAAFFIQQNETQSNAILDDLNTKYVITDVEMDTSKFWAMSVWYNATLKQTPYMTTLGQVSQDNSISSANPYNENYYDTMISRLHNFDGSMKEPGNVLYIEYVDGSVYGVSIPLITNYDELSYSDAVSKAEAYNANESGGKHAGLFGVSPLSPVSVVPALQHYRLIHESPTNVAGKGSGSDLKYVKTFEYVEGAHIKGEGIIEIPLMTDQGRKFTYRQKSVDGEFVVPYSTTGDNYGTKVLGEYSIEGTDKTFAVSEDAVLNGLYVN encoded by the coding sequence ATGAATATATCTGATGTTGCTAAATTCAGGAATTGCATAATTCTTGTTTTACTGATTATATTTTCGGCATTGGCGCTTTGGATAAGGCTGATACCATCAGAGGGGCTCGTTACGGGTGCAGGTGTTGACCTGCTGGGTAATGATCCCTGGTACAATCTCAGGCTCATAGAGGTTATGGCTTCAAACTCACTGCAGTACCCGTGGTTTGATCCGATGACCTACTACCCGTTCGGGACTCATAACTTCTGGGGCCCGCTGTACCCGATGATGGGGGCTATAATGTGCATAATCTCGGGTGCTTCAACGCAGACCGACATAATGTATGTTTCCTCGTGGCTTCCGGCGCTTCTGGGCATGCTGATGGTTCCCCTTATGTACCTTGTCGGTGAAAAGGTTTCCGACTGGAAGACAGGCATTATAGCAGCCCTGTTCACGTCTGTCGTCGCAGGGCAGTACGTGTACAGGTCCCTCTTCGGTTTTGTTGACCACCACATAGCGGAGGTTTTTTTCGGGGCTCTTTTCAGCTTATTCTACCTGTATTACCTGGTTTATACAAGGAAAAATCCCGTGGATTTCAAATCCCCTGAAACATTGAAAAAACCTGCACTTATAGCCGTCTTCTGTGGTATCGCGTATGTTCTCGGCCTTGCCAACATGCCGACAATGGTCCTTTTTGCACTTATTGCAGCCCTTTATACAGGAATTCAGTTCATATGGGACAGGCTTAAGAAAAATTCATCTGAATATCTTGTACTTCTCAATGTCGTCGCGTTTGCAGTCGCGATAATCGGTTTTCTGGTAATCGGAATACACCACACCGGAATGAGTATGGCAAGGTATTCGGTGGGCCATGTATTTGCGTACCTTGCGCTTATCGTTGCGACGCTTGTCCTCTACGGACTGGAAAGAGGTCTTCGGGAAAAACCTTTGTCTTATTACCTCGGTGCACTTGGAGGACTGATTATTGCCGGAATAGTCTTTATGGTGCTTTTTATACCGGAGTTCTTTTCGTTTTTCATATCCGGTCTCAGCTCATTCTTCGGTTACTCTGCAATTTTTCTTACTATACAGGAGGCCAACCACTGGACGCTTGAAGGCGCATGGACTTCCTTTAACTACGGAATGCTCCTGCTTTTCCTTGGATTTATAGTGTCAATATATAAATTCCTGAAGGAGTCCCGCCAGACTTATCTTTATATTTTCGTGTGGTCTGCGGTAATACTCTACTCAACTACGATACAGGTGAGATATGAGTATTACCTTGCCGCAAACATTGCGCTTATGGGAGCTGTTTTTGTATCCTGGGCTGTTGACAACGGTTTTAAAGATATCCTTGGATTTTTCAGTTCTGATGTGAGTTCAAAAGAACCTGTAATACAGCAGTCCGATGGAAAGAAAGGCAAAAAATCCGCAAAAAAACCCGAAGTGGAGAAAAAACAGAAAATCAACAAGAAAAAGTCTCCCAGTGGCCTTAATGCACTTGTGGCGGTTTTTGCGGTGCTTCTTGCCGTAGCTTTCGTGTATTTTTCGGCAGAAACGAGCATTTTAACAGCTACAGGGGAAAAATATGACGGTATGACACCTGACTGGCAGGAGTCGCTTGAGTGGATGGGTGAAAACACCCCGGACACGGGAATAAATTATACTGAAATCTACAACTCCGCTGCCTATGAAAACCCTGAGGAGTCATATGGCGTAATGTCATGGTGGGACTACGGCCACTGGATAACTTTTGTTGCGCACAGGCCGCCCAACGCCAACCCGTTCCAGGAGGGTGTATCAGGTCCTGACGGTGCAGCGGCCTTTTTCATACAGCAGAATGAGACACAGTCCAACGCTATCCTGGATGACCTGAATACTAAATATGTAATTACCGATGTAGAGATGGATACGTCCAAATTCTGGGCAATGTCGGTATGGTACAATGCGACTCTTAAGCAGACACCTTATATGACCACTCTCGGGCAGGTCTCGCAGGACAACTCGATAAGTTCTGCAAATCCTTACAATGAAAACTACTACGATACGATGATTTCAAGGCTCCATAACTTTGACGGCTCAATGAAGGAGCCCGGAAACGTACTTTATATCGAATACGTTGACGGCTCAGTATACGGAGTATCAATACCTCTCATAACAAACTATGATGAGCTGTCTTATTCCGATGCCGTTTCAAAAGCTGAAGCGTACAATGCAAATGAGTCCGGAGGAAAACATGCCGGTTTATTTGGGGTAAGCCCGCTGTCGCCGGTATCAGTGGTCCCTGCCCTTCAGCATTACCGCCTTATCCATGAGTCTCCGACAAATGTCGCCGGAAAAGGGTCAGGTTCTGACCTGAAATATGTAAAGACCTTCGAGTACGTAGAAGGGGCACATATAAAAGGCGAAGGCATAATCGAAATACCGCTGATGACAGACCAGGGACGGAAGTTTACTTACAGGCAGAAAAGTGTTGACGGAGAGTTTGTTGTCCCGTACTCTACTACCGGGGACAACTATGGCACGAAAGTCCTCGGGGAGTATTCAATTGAAGGGACAGACAAGACTTTCGCGGTAAGTGAGGATGCTGTGTTAAACGGTCTTTATGTAAACTGA
- the nikR gene encoding nickel-responsive transcriptional regulator NikR encodes MVHESDLSRIGISLPKNLLDKFDEILNYRGYSSRSEGIRDAIRSYITYYQWMSDVKGLRQGVITMVYDHEHRGLLQTLTEIQHNHLEIVQSSLHSHVSHDKCLEIILVRGDAGEIKQIAEALMAQKGVDSVKLTTIPIEEHQH; translated from the coding sequence ATGGTACACGAATCGGATCTTTCAAGAATCGGAATATCTCTTCCGAAAAACCTTCTGGACAAATTTGATGAAATCCTTAATTACCGCGGTTATTCCTCACGTTCTGAAGGTATCAGGGATGCAATACGAAGCTACATAACGTATTACCAGTGGATGTCTGATGTGAAGGGGCTAAGACAGGGTGTAATTACTATGGTGTACGACCACGAACACCGCGGTCTTCTCCAGACCCTGACGGAAATACAGCACAACCACCTTGAAATAGTTCAGTCTTCTCTCCATTCACATGTAAGTCATGACAAATGCCTTGAAATAATCCTCGTAAGAGGCGATGCAGGAGAAATAAAACAGATAGCAGAAGCTTTAATGGCACAGAAAGGCGTGGATTCGGTAAAACTTACCACAATACCGATTGAAGAGCACCAGCACTGA
- a CDS encoding DNA-directed RNA polymerase: MYYRMKLQDKVRVPPGRLGEDLKTVVLDELQKQLEGSIDKEIGIFIAVTGIEDIGEGDIIPGDGAVYYYVEFDAVVLRLSMQEIVEGEVVETTSFGAFVSLGPIDAMLHVSQISDDFINYDEKNGRLICQETKRQIAVGDGVRARVVSLSLSERDPRESKIGLTMRQAGLGTENWIEEDMEAAKADGAKE; the protein is encoded by the coding sequence ATGTATTACAGGATGAAGCTTCAGGACAAGGTCCGCGTTCCGCCGGGACGCCTTGGCGAGGATTTGAAGACTGTTGTTCTGGATGAACTCCAGAAACAGCTTGAGGGCAGTATAGACAAGGAAATAGGCATATTTATAGCTGTTACCGGAATCGAAGACATAGGCGAAGGCGACATTATCCCCGGCGACGGTGCTGTGTACTACTACGTTGAGTTTGACGCAGTTGTCCTCAGGCTTTCGATGCAGGAGATAGTGGAAGGCGAGGTTGTTGAAACTACAAGCTTCGGTGCGTTCGTATCTCTCGGTCCGATTGATGCAATGCTTCATGTGAGCCAGATCTCGGATGATTTCATCAACTACGATGAGAAGAACGGCAGACTTATCTGCCAGGAGACCAAGCGCCAGATAGCTGTCGGTGACGGTGTGCGTGCACGTGTCGTTTCCCTGAGCCTTTCCGAGCGTGACCCGCGTGAAAGCAAGATAGGCCTTACCATGAGACAGGCCGGTCTTGGCACCGAGAACTGGATAGAAGAAGACATGGAGGCGGCAAAGGCAGATGGCGCCAAAGAGTAA
- a CDS encoding bifunctional N(6)-L-threonylcarbamoyladenine synthase/serine/threonine protein kinase, which yields MIMPEDRLVLGIEGTAWNLSAAVFGDSLVSLYSNPYRPSTGGIHPREAAQHHASVLKDVVSKALSGVDPERISGVAFSMGPGLGPCLRTVGTAARSLSQALGVPLIGVNHCVAHVEIGRFACGCTDPVVLYASGANTQVLGYLKSRYRIFGETLDIGLGNALDKFARSRGLPHPGGPLIEDYAKKGTPVEFPYTVKGMDLAFSGLMSAAKDSKAPIEDVCAGFQETAFAMCVEVTERALAHAGKDEVLLVGGVGANSRLQEMLSVMCEERGASFYVPDRKFIGDNGAMIAYTGKIMLEAGQTVSIPGSAVNPSYRSDDVEVLWRKDTGSTMYEKANLIENGSARGAEAVVFESGDNIVKHRLSKNYRNHLLDKRLISERTRAEARLLSLARRGGVPTPVVRDITHDSVVMEKIKGNMLKLVLNDENAYKAGVVVGHLHESGIIHGDLTTSNIIVGSESPGVCYLIDFGLSYISSETESRGVDLHVFFQTLESTAPGQEKLSDAFSKGYKSVFSGADEVLERVSEIKQRGRYLH from the coding sequence ATGATAATGCCTGAGGATAGGCTGGTACTTGGTATCGAGGGAACGGCCTGGAACCTCAGTGCCGCTGTTTTCGGAGACTCGCTTGTCTCCCTGTATTCAAATCCCTACAGGCCGTCCACAGGAGGTATTCACCCTCGTGAAGCGGCGCAGCATCACGCCTCTGTTTTAAAGGACGTTGTTTCGAAGGCGCTTTCGGGCGTTGACCCGGAAAGGATTTCAGGTGTCGCCTTTTCGATGGGCCCGGGTCTTGGCCCGTGCCTGAGGACTGTTGGGACTGCGGCAAGGTCGCTTTCGCAGGCTCTCGGTGTTCCTCTTATAGGAGTGAACCACTGTGTCGCCCATGTCGAGATAGGAAGGTTTGCATGCGGTTGCACTGACCCTGTTGTTTTGTACGCGAGCGGTGCTAATACACAGGTTTTAGGATACCTGAAGTCCAGATACAGAATATTCGGAGAGACCCTTGACATAGGTCTTGGGAATGCTCTTGACAAGTTTGCACGGAGCAGGGGTCTTCCTCACCCCGGAGGTCCCCTTATTGAGGATTATGCAAAAAAAGGCACTCCTGTTGAGTTTCCGTATACAGTCAAGGGCATGGACCTTGCGTTTTCAGGGCTTATGTCGGCTGCAAAAGATTCCAAAGCTCCTATAGAGGACGTCTGCGCAGGTTTTCAGGAGACCGCCTTTGCGATGTGCGTCGAGGTTACCGAACGTGCGCTTGCACATGCCGGAAAGGACGAGGTTCTGCTTGTCGGAGGAGTCGGTGCAAACTCACGTCTGCAGGAGATGCTTTCTGTCATGTGCGAAGAGAGAGGTGCCTCATTCTACGTTCCTGACAGGAAGTTTATCGGCGACAACGGGGCGATGATAGCGTACACCGGAAAAATCATGCTTGAAGCGGGGCAGACTGTTTCGATACCAGGTTCGGCCGTGAATCCTTCATACCGCTCCGATGACGTGGAAGTCCTCTGGAGAAAGGATACCGGGAGCACCATGTACGAGAAGGCTAACCTCATTGAGAACGGCTCTGCAAGGGGGGCTGAGGCTGTTGTCTTTGAGTCCGGTGACAACATTGTAAAGCACAGGCTTTCGAAAAATTACAGGAACCACCTTCTTGACAAAAGGCTGATTTCTGAAAGGACACGTGCCGAAGCCCGCCTGCTCTCTCTTGCAAGAAGAGGCGGAGTCCCGACCCCTGTTGTACGCGACATCACCCATGACTCGGTTGTTATGGAGAAGATAAAGGGAAATATGCTCAAACTTGTCCTCAATGACGAAAATGCCTACAAGGCCGGTGTTGTCGTGGGACATCTTCATGAAAGCGGCATAATCCATGGCGACCTTACGACCTCAAATATTATTGTGGGGAGTGAAAGCCCGGGGGTGTGTTATCTCATTGATTTCGGGCTTTCCTACATCTCTTCCGAGACTGAGTCGCGCGGGGTCGATCTGCATGTATTTTTCCAGACTCTTGAGAGTACGGCTCCGGGACAGGAAAAGCTTTCAGATGCGTTTTCAAAAGGCTATAAATCGGTTTTCAGTGGTGCAGATGAGGTTTTGGAGCGTGTTTCGGAGATAAAACAGAGGGGCCGGTATCTCCACTGA
- a CDS encoding 30S ribosomal protein S24e, translating into MDFEFTRDEENKLLNRTELDFVLKYEGATPSRKEILGKLCALRNADPKKCVVDSLEGEFGKQEIVASARIYENEEDLKATELDYVVKRCQAEEKPQDEAEA; encoded by the coding sequence ATGGACTTCGAATTTACAAGAGACGAGGAAAACAAGCTTCTTAACCGCACAGAGCTTGATTTTGTCCTTAAATACGAAGGCGCAACACCTTCAAGAAAAGAAATTCTGGGCAAACTCTGCGCACTTCGCAATGCAGACCCAAAGAAATGTGTAGTAGACTCACTCGAAGGAGAATTTGGAAAGCAGGAGATTGTTGCATCTGCACGTATCTACGAGAACGAGGAAGACCTTAAGGCAACCGAACTTGACTATGTAGTCAAACGCTGCCAGGCTGAAGAAAAACCGCAGGATGAAGCGGAGGCCTGA
- a CDS encoding DUF2098 domain-containing protein — translation MEEKIVSVGDIVRYPRTGTTGRVTEIEMKDGFAFAKVDETGLFYRTDQLIFAKSVKVHREKSDKGDLDMLNRAEDLSSGDIEAAFDEVTGVGAG, via the coding sequence ATGGAGGAAAAGATAGTCTCAGTCGGTGATATCGTAAGGTACCCGCGTACCGGAACCACCGGAAGGGTTACGGAGATTGAGATGAAAGACGGATTTGCGTTCGCAAAGGTCGATGAGACCGGGCTTTTTTACAGGACTGATCAGCTTATTTTCGCGAAGTCCGTTAAGGTACACAGGGAAAAGTCCGATAAAGGCGATCTTGATATGCTTAACAGAGCAGAAGACTTAAGCTCCGGGGACATAGAAGCAGCATTTGATGAGGTCACAGGCGTGGGAGCCGGATAA
- a CDS encoding GNAT family N-acetyltransferase, with protein sequence MKTEFYGQNLLFSYMSEEDLFSVCMMLEKRNVCEWLFFGPNSFDETNKYFKPLISSMKQDLLNNRPVNIPVFTIKDRRSGFFVGQCGLIPDGFCGDVYTIGYQLDDICWRRGFGTEACRFLIYYAFFVAKGRRLNGDCMAGNKGSQRIMEKCGFKKEGLQRDYCFKNGKYHDRIFYGLLKDCLDEDWQNILISEFW encoded by the coding sequence ATGAAAACGGAATTTTACGGACAAAATCTTTTATTTTCGTATATGTCTGAGGAGGACTTATTTTCCGTTTGCATGATGCTTGAAAAGAGAAATGTCTGTGAATGGCTGTTTTTTGGTCCTAATTCGTTTGACGAGACAAATAAATATTTCAAACCTCTGATATCCTCGATGAAGCAGGATCTGTTAAATAACAGGCCGGTGAATATTCCCGTTTTTACGATAAAAGATAGAAGATCAGGTTTTTTTGTAGGACAGTGCGGTTTAATCCCCGACGGGTTCTGTGGTGATGTTTATACGATAGGGTACCAGCTGGACGACATCTGCTGGAGACGCGGTTTCGGTACCGAGGCATGCCGTTTTCTCATCTATTACGCTTTTTTTGTGGCCAAAGGCCGCAGGCTGAACGGTGACTGCATGGCGGGAAACAAGGGTTCACAGAGAATAATGGAGAAATGCGGGTTCAAAAAAGAAGGATTACAGAGAGATTACTGTTTTAAAAACGGGAAATATCATGACAGAATTTTTTACGGCCTTCTTAAAGACTGCCTGGATGAAGACTGGCAGAATATCCTGATATCAGAATTCTGGTAA